The following are encoded in a window of bacterium genomic DNA:
- a CDS encoding metal-sensitive transcriptional regulator has translation MNHITRHDEQTTALRRIEGQVRGLQSMIADGEYCIDIITQICAAINALYAVAEKILSKHIEHCVVEAFRSDSSEEKEEKISEIMAVVHRLRKL, from the coding sequence ATGAACCATATAACCAGGCATGACGAACAGACTACGGCCTTGCGGCGGATCGAGGGTCAGGTCCGGGGGTTGCAGAGCATGATCGCCGACGGGGAGTATTGCATCGACATCATCACCCAGATCTGCGCGGCGATCAACGCCCTGTACGCGGTAGCGGAAAAGATTTTATCCAAGCATATCGAGCACTGCGTGGTCGAGGCCTTCAGAAGCGATTCTTCGGAAGAGAAGGAAGAAAAGATTTCCGAGATCATGGCGGTGGTTCACCGGTTGCGAAAACTTTGA
- a CDS encoding TolC family protein: MKSARIGAIVGLISLGMTPLSAQTGDRDFLTGLTEEALAANPLVRSYYLQSQAALAEAGAAGSLPQPQIGFAYFGEAVQTKVGPQESKYSISQTIPFPTKLSLNSKIADRAAQVEQIKYVLAVRDTVQQIKLTFFDYYLTVSTLATLREEKAILNQMLGVARSRYETSPNLNQTDLIKINLEAAALEAAIIGAESRENMGRASLNRILARPPETALDIPEGYAPLTSAPTLTESQAREEALRESPLVLLDRLGVEKERFRLSLAREEYLPDFGVMGEYIQIGDGTTSLPDDGQDAWLVGVNVRVPLWFWSIRSRVDAQQYRLNAVEAALADRENFIVFKINDLYFGIRSLTRLIDLYENVLYPQARQNFSVSQSAYEQGNGDFLNWLDSERKLLSIRLELTAKIVDYNKTVARLEYILGRPVP; encoded by the coding sequence ATGAAGAGCGCGCGGATCGGAGCGATAGTCGGGTTGATATCCCTGGGCATGACGCCTTTATCCGCGCAAACCGGGGACAGGGACTTCCTGACCGGTTTGACCGAGGAAGCTTTGGCGGCCAATCCACTGGTGCGGTCGTACTATCTCCAGTCCCAGGCGGCGCTCGCCGAGGCCGGGGCCGCGGGTTCCCTGCCTCAGCCCCAAATCGGTTTCGCCTATTTCGGCGAAGCGGTACAAACCAAAGTCGGACCGCAGGAGAGCAAATACAGCATTTCCCAAACGATACCCTTCCCCACCAAATTATCGCTGAACAGCAAAATCGCGGACCGGGCCGCCCAGGTAGAGCAGATCAAATACGTATTGGCGGTCAGGGACACGGTTCAACAGATCAAGCTGACGTTCTTCGATTACTATCTTACCGTCTCCACCCTGGCCACGCTGAGGGAGGAAAAAGCGATCTTGAACCAGATGCTCGGGGTGGCCCGGTCCCGCTACGAAACTTCTCCGAACCTCAACCAAACGGACTTGATCAAGATAAATCTGGAGGCGGCGGCTTTGGAGGCTGCGATCATCGGCGCCGAGTCCCGGGAAAACATGGGCCGCGCCTCTTTGAACAGAATCCTGGCTCGGCCGCCCGAAACCGCCCTGGACATCCCGGAGGGGTATGCCCCTCTCACCTCGGCCCCGACCTTGACCGAATCCCAAGCGCGAGAAGAAGCGCTGCGGGAGAGTCCCCTGGTTTTATTGGACCGGTTGGGGGTGGAAAAAGAACGGTTCCGGCTTTCCTTGGCCCGGGAAGAATATCTTCCCGACTTCGGGGTGATGGGCGAATACATACAGATCGGGGACGGCACGACTTCGCTCCCCGACGACGGACAAGACGCCTGGCTGGTGGGGGTGAACGTGCGGGTGCCGCTGTGGTTCTGGAGCATCAGGTCGCGGGTCGATGCGCAGCAGTACCGACTGAACGCGGTCGAAGCGGCACTTGCCGACCGGGAAAATTTCATCGTTTTCAAGATCAACGACCTTTACTTCGGCATACGGTCTCTGACGCGCCTGATCGACCTCTACGAGAATGTTCTTTACCCGCAAGCGCGGCAGAACTTTTCCGTTTCACAATCGGCTTACGAACAAGGCAACGGAGATTTCCTGAACTGGCTGGATTCCGAACGCAAGCTTTTATCCATACGGTTGGAGTTGACGGCCAAAATCGTGGACTACAACAAAACGGTGGCGCGGTTGGAATATATCCTCGGCCGGCCGGTACCGTAA
- a CDS encoding efflux RND transporter periplasmic adaptor subunit, with protein sequence MKKIIGILLLAGAVGLFFMHSRPELRAATEPEAAAETETDILYYTCGMHPSVHITPEAYAAGQTQCPICSMDLIPVTKPRSEGRPMEGMVMVSPREKALAGIATAPVEMLDLFKEIRTAGKVAYDADLRSAQQEYLEARRAYDRALESQFPEAQTRALAVVEAARFKLKLAGVDEPWIAEIETAGKADDSLVLPGEAMWVYADFYEYESSWPRPGDTVEIIAPADPALVLTGEIKAVEPIVRNDTRTIRVKIQTRNSDGILKPNMYVDVYLWSEMGPALALPQDAVLDTGTRKLIYVEEGENGYVPREVVTGPAATAVVDGEKTAVYPLVRGAAEGERVVTEGNFLIDSQSRLGATASAYSGALDHAGHGK encoded by the coding sequence ATGAAAAAAATTATCGGAATTTTGCTCCTGGCGGGCGCGGTGGGGCTCTTCTTCATGCATAGCCGTCCGGAACTCCGGGCAGCGACGGAACCGGAAGCCGCGGCGGAGACGGAAACCGACATTCTTTATTATACCTGCGGCATGCACCCTTCCGTCCATATCACGCCCGAGGCTTACGCCGCCGGCCAGACCCAATGCCCGATCTGTTCCATGGACCTCATCCCCGTAACCAAACCCCGGAGCGAGGGCCGCCCCATGGAAGGCATGGTGATGGTGAGCCCTCGTGAAAAAGCCTTGGCCGGGATCGCCACCGCGCCCGTGGAGATGCTCGACTTGTTCAAGGAGATCCGAACCGCGGGGAAGGTCGCGTACGACGCGGACCTGCGCTCCGCCCAACAGGAATATCTCGAAGCCCGGAGAGCCTACGACCGCGCTCTCGAATCGCAGTTTCCCGAGGCGCAAACCCGGGCGCTGGCGGTGGTGGAAGCGGCGCGGTTCAAGCTTAAACTCGCCGGCGTGGACGAACCATGGATCGCCGAGATCGAAACCGCGGGCAAAGCCGACGACAGCTTGGTTCTGCCCGGGGAAGCGATGTGGGTATATGCCGATTTTTACGAGTATGAATCGTCCTGGCCCCGGCCCGGCGACACGGTCGAGATTATCGCCCCCGCCGACCCCGCTCTGGTCCTGACCGGTGAAATAAAAGCCGTCGAACCGATCGTGCGCAACGATACCCGCACCATCCGGGTCAAAATCCAGACCCGCAACTCCGATGGGATTTTGAAGCCTAATATGTATGTCGATGTCTACCTCTGGAGCGAGATGGGACCGGCGTTGGCGCTGCCCCAGGACGCGGTCTTGGACACCGGCACTCGCAAACTGATCTACGTCGAGGAAGGAGAGAACGGTTACGTGCCCCGGGAAGTGGTCACCGGGCCGGCGGCCACCGCCGTCGTAGACGGAGAAAAAACCGCGGTCTATCCGCTGGTAAGGGGAGCGGCGGAAGGGGAACGAGTCGTCACCGAAGGAAATTTCTTGATCGACTCGCAGTCGCGGCTGGGCGCAACCGCCTCGGCGTATTCCGGCGCCTTGGATCACGCCGGCCACGGGAAGTGA